One region of Streptomyces subrutilus genomic DNA includes:
- a CDS encoding IclR family transcriptional regulator domain-containing protein: MTQYRDSPAAPAAHEGVGFREAAHASAVGKALLVQLDSEERRDHPGRHRMEAFTPHTITSPEALFTEPDTRHPGEPLLDLQEYAPGTVCATVPIRTGTDPECAALSLPSPDPHKLQQAARVLRNEAVAVLLALLVGGAHQVPPSQARVPRVVIHG, translated from the coding sequence ATCACCCAGTACAGGGACAGCCCCGCCGCCCCCGCCGCCCATGAAGGGGTCGGCTTCCGCGAAGCCGCCCACGCCTCTGCCGTCGGCAAGGCCCTCCTCGTCCAGCTCGATTCCGAAGAACGCCGCGACCACCCCGGTCGACACCGGATGGAGGCCTTCACCCCGCACACCATCACCAGCCCCGAAGCCCTGTTCACCGAACCCGACACCCGCCATCCGGGCGAACCCCTCCTGGACCTGCAGGAGTACGCCCCAGGGACGGTGTGCGCCACTGTCCCCATCCGTACCGGTACCGACCCCGAATGCGCGGCTCTCTCCCTACCCTCGCCGGACCCGCACAAGCTGCAGCAGGCCGCCCGCGTCCTGCGCAACGAAGCAGTCGCCGTCCTCCTCGCACTCCTCGTCGGCGGCGCCCACCAGGTCCCACCCAGTCAAGCCCGGGTTCCCCGCGTGGTGATCCATGGGTAG
- a CDS encoding DUF6338 family protein — protein sequence MQLALLVLLVLPGVTYQFVRERRRGPVPGERDLGERVLRAIVASIALDALYAVVAGPALVRLARGTGGGWDGFVERPRVVGFVAVVLFLVVPAVAAVTVSLVDRQRRKARFLRTPSAWDHAFRDREPCFVRVRLKDGNWAGGWYGDRSYASSYPHPAELYLESARVMGADGSFGARVRGTAGLRLRAEDFDVLEFVEAGEPAAVPREEH from the coding sequence GTGCAGCTCGCTCTGCTCGTCCTTCTGGTGCTGCCCGGGGTCACCTATCAGTTCGTCCGCGAACGCCGCCGCGGGCCGGTGCCCGGTGAGCGTGATCTGGGTGAGCGGGTGCTGCGGGCGATCGTCGCGTCGATCGCGCTGGACGCCCTGTACGCCGTGGTGGCGGGGCCGGCGCTGGTTCGCCTGGCTCGAGGCACCGGGGGCGGCTGGGACGGCTTCGTGGAGCGGCCGCGAGTGGTCGGCTTCGTCGCCGTAGTGCTGTTCCTCGTCGTGCCGGCCGTGGCGGCGGTCACCGTTTCCCTGGTGGATCGGCAGCGGCGCAAGGCTCGGTTCCTGCGCACGCCCAGTGCCTGGGACCACGCGTTCCGCGACCGCGAACCGTGCTTCGTGCGCGTGCGGCTCAAAGACGGCAACTGGGCGGGCGGCTGGTACGGCGACCGGTCGTACGCCTCCTCGTACCCCCACCCGGCCGAGCTGTACCTCGAATCGGCGCGCGTGATGGGTGCCGACGGGTCGTTCGGCGCGCGCGTGCGCGGGACGGCGGGCCTGCGGCTGCGGGCGGAAGACTTCGACGTGCTGGAGTTCGTCGAAGCCGGAGAACCGGCGGCCGTGCCGCGGGAGGAGCATTGA